In Brevibacillus brevis, a genomic segment contains:
- a CDS encoding PrkA family serine protein kinase, which translates to MDILKRIAEHRAREENLMWRGTFAEYLELVRKNPQIAQTAHSRVYNMIKSAGVEENEDGSRSYQFFSREIFGLDRSIERLVEEYFHSAARRLDVRKRILLLMGPVSGGKSTLVTMLKRGLEEYSRTDEGAIYALDGCPMQEEPLHLIPNELRPEVEEELGIKIEGELTPYNRMRLETEYGGCIEDFPVRRILFSEANRVGIGTFSPSDPKSQDIADLTGSIDFSTITRYGSESDPRAYRFDGELNKANRGLMEFQEMLKCDEKFLWHLLSLTQEGNFKAGRFALISADELIVAHTNESEYKAFIANKKNEALQSRIIVMPMPYNLRVSDEEKIYSKLIKQSDLGHVHIAPHALRSAAIFSILTRLKESKKQGADLLKKMRLYDGESVEGFKGADLEELRNEHADEGMSGIDPRYVINRISSALIRRDTECINALDILRALKEGFDQHPSITKEQRERYMNFISSARKEYDELAKKEVQKAFVYSYEESAKTLMDNYLDNVEAYCNMNKIRDPVTGEEMDPDERLMRSIEEQIGISENAKRAFREEILIRISAYARKGKRFDYSTHDRLREAIEKKLFADLKDVVKITTSNKTPDEHQLKKINEVTKRLIEEHHYCPVCANELLRYVGSLLNR; encoded by the coding sequence ATGGACATTTTAAAACGAATCGCCGAGCACCGGGCCCGCGAAGAGAACCTGATGTGGAGAGGTACGTTCGCTGAATATTTGGAATTGGTTCGAAAAAATCCGCAAATTGCACAAACGGCTCATTCGCGTGTGTACAACATGATCAAGAGCGCCGGTGTGGAAGAAAATGAAGATGGCAGTCGTTCGTATCAATTTTTCAGCCGGGAAATCTTCGGATTGGATCGTTCGATCGAAAGACTGGTCGAAGAATATTTTCACTCTGCGGCACGCCGCCTGGATGTGCGCAAACGCATTTTGCTGCTGATGGGCCCCGTCAGCGGCGGAAAATCGACGTTGGTGACCATGCTGAAGCGGGGGCTGGAAGAGTATTCCCGAACAGATGAAGGTGCCATTTACGCCCTGGACGGCTGCCCCATGCAAGAGGAGCCGCTTCATCTCATTCCGAATGAGCTGCGACCGGAAGTGGAGGAAGAGCTGGGAATCAAAATCGAAGGCGAGCTGACGCCGTACAACCGGATGAGGCTGGAAACCGAATACGGGGGTTGCATCGAAGACTTCCCGGTTCGCCGTATCCTGTTCTCGGAAGCCAACCGCGTCGGGATCGGTACGTTCAGCCCATCCGATCCGAAATCCCAGGACATCGCCGACTTGACGGGGAGCATCGACTTTTCGACCATTACCCGGTACGGTTCGGAGTCCGACCCGCGAGCCTACCGCTTTGACGGCGAACTTAACAAGGCTAACCGCGGCCTGATGGAGTTCCAGGAGATGCTCAAGTGCGACGAAAAGTTCCTCTGGCATCTGTTGTCCCTCACGCAGGAAGGAAACTTCAAGGCAGGACGGTTCGCCCTTATTTCGGCCGACGAACTAATCGTCGCCCACACGAACGAATCGGAGTACAAGGCGTTTATCGCCAACAAGAAAAACGAGGCGCTGCAGTCGCGGATCATCGTCATGCCGATGCCTTACAACCTGCGCGTGAGCGACGAGGAAAAAATATATTCCAAGCTGATCAAGCAGTCCGATCTGGGGCATGTGCACATCGCGCCGCATGCGTTGCGGTCGGCGGCGATCTTCTCCATCCTGACCCGCCTCAAGGAGTCGAAGAAGCAGGGCGCGGATCTGCTGAAAAAAATGCGCCTGTACGACGGCGAATCGGTCGAGGGGTTCAAGGGCGCCGATCTCGAGGAGCTGCGCAACGAGCATGCGGATGAAGGGATGTCGGGAATCGATCCGCGGTATGTCATCAACCGCATTTCCAGCGCCTTGATCCGCCGCGATACGGAGTGCATCAACGCCCTGGATATCCTGCGCGCGCTGAAGGAAGGCTTCGACCAGCATCCATCCATCACCAAGGAGCAGCGGGAGCGGTACATGAACTTCATCTCCAGTGCTCGCAAGGAATATGACGAGCTGGCCAAAAAAGAAGTGCAAAAAGCGTTTGTCTACAGCTATGAGGAGTCGGCCAAGACGCTCATGGACAATTATCTGGACAACGTCGAAGCGTATTGCAACATGAACAAAATCCGCGACCCCGTCACCGGTGAGGAGATGGATCCGGATGAGCGCCTGATGCGTTCCATCGAGGAGCAGATCGGCATCTCGGAAAATGCCAAGCGGGCATTCCGCGAAGAAATTCTCATCCGCATCTCGGCTTACGCTCGCAAAGGCAAGCGGTTTGACTACAGCACGCACGACCGTCTGCGCGAGGCAATCGAGAAGAAGCTGTTCGCGGACCTCAAAGACGTCGTGAAAATCACAACCTCGAACAAGACGCCGGATGAGCACCAGCTGAAAAAAATCAACGAGGTGACGAAGCGGCTCATCGAGGAGCATCATTACTGCCCGGTATGCGCCAACGAGCTGTTGCGCTACGTCGGCAGCCTGCTGAACAGGTAA
- a CDS encoding 3-hydroxyacyl-CoA dehydrogenase family protein: MEMVTVGVVGAGSMGSGIANLAAMSGFHVILQDLEEKFLQAAMGRIDSFLAKSVSKGKMSEAEKSEVMGRIQVTTELEEMKRADIVIEAVIENLEVKKSVFARLDAIVPDHVILATNTSSMSITTIAEATKRPERVAGMHFFNPAQIMKLVEVVRGFKTSDETVEEIKAFAKRLNKETVEVKKDTPGFIVNRIMVPQFIEAIRLLEEGVASAEDIDKAVTLGLNYPMGPFTLQDYAGVDIGLHVMDYFYEEFKDNRFAAPLLLRQLVRAGRLGRKTGAGFYDYNK, from the coding sequence ATGGAAATGGTCACGGTAGGAGTTGTCGGTGCCGGATCAATGGGAAGCGGCATCGCCAATTTGGCAGCGATGTCTGGGTTCCACGTAATCCTTCAGGATCTGGAAGAGAAGTTTTTGCAGGCGGCAATGGGAAGAATCGATTCGTTCCTGGCCAAAAGCGTGTCGAAAGGCAAAATGTCGGAAGCCGAGAAGTCAGAGGTCATGGGGAGAATTCAAGTCACCACGGAGCTGGAAGAAATGAAGAGGGCAGATATCGTCATTGAGGCCGTCATTGAAAACCTGGAAGTGAAGAAGAGCGTGTTTGCCAGACTGGATGCGATAGTTCCCGATCACGTGATTCTCGCGACGAACACCTCTTCCATGTCGATCACCACGATAGCGGAAGCCACCAAGCGTCCGGAACGGGTCGCGGGCATGCACTTCTTCAATCCGGCACAAATCATGAAGCTGGTCGAAGTCGTGCGAGGCTTCAAAACCAGTGATGAAACGGTTGAGGAAATCAAGGCATTTGCCAAACGACTGAACAAAGAGACAGTCGAGGTAAAGAAAGATACGCCCGGATTTATCGTAAACCGGATCATGGTGCCGCAGTTTATCGAGGCAATCCGGCTGTTGGAGGAAGGGGTAGCCTCCGCCGAGGACATCGACAAGGCCGTGACGCTCGGGCTGAATTATCCGATGGGCCCCTTCACGCTGCAGGATTACGCCGGAGTGGACATCGGTCTGCATGTGATGGATTACTTTTACGAGGAATTCAAGGATAACCGATTCGCCGCACCGCTGTTGCTTCGCCAGCTTGTACGGGCTGGCCGCCTGGGCAGGAAAACGGGAGCCGGTTTTTACGACTATAACAAGTAG
- a CDS encoding enoyl-CoA hydratase/isomerase family protein → MLKAEFILCEIENAVAVVTINRPPINPLNTQVLTELAEIMGELEANSEVGAIILTGQGEKAFVAGADIHQMLELDHIGMMEMNNVSRQAFSKIENLSKPVIAAINGLALGGGCELALACDLRISTEKARFAFPEMSLGIIPGAGGTQRLQRLVGQTVAKELLYFGEMIDAQRALDIHLINKAVPAEELLSTAKEWAHKLVQKPAVALRMMKTAVNAGASVDLETALTIESACFGNAFATQDRKEGMQAFVEKRKPVFTGR, encoded by the coding sequence ATGTTGAAAGCGGAATTTATCTTGTGTGAAATCGAAAACGCAGTAGCGGTTGTCACCATCAATCGTCCGCCAATCAATCCACTGAACACGCAGGTGCTCACGGAGCTGGCAGAAATCATGGGCGAGCTGGAAGCGAACAGCGAAGTGGGAGCCATTATCCTTACCGGGCAAGGAGAGAAGGCATTCGTAGCGGGAGCAGACATCCATCAAATGCTGGAGCTGGATCACATCGGCATGATGGAAATGAACAATGTCTCCCGACAGGCCTTTTCCAAAATCGAAAATTTGTCCAAACCGGTCATAGCGGCGATCAATGGACTGGCTCTCGGGGGAGGGTGCGAATTGGCATTGGCGTGCGATTTGCGGATCAGCACGGAAAAAGCGAGGTTTGCTTTTCCCGAGATGTCGCTGGGCATTATTCCGGGAGCCGGGGGAACGCAGCGTCTGCAGAGGCTGGTTGGGCAGACGGTGGCAAAAGAACTTCTTTATTTCGGGGAAATGATCGATGCGCAAAGAGCGCTTGACATTCACTTGATCAATAAAGCGGTGCCTGCAGAAGAGCTGTTGTCCACCGCAAAGGAATGGGCGCACAAGCTGGTGCAGAAGCCGGCTGTCGCACTCCGTATGATGAAAACAGCGGTGAATGCCGGCGCAAGCGTCGACCTGGAAACGGCGCTGACGATTGAAAGCGCTTGCTTCGGCAATGCCTTTGCCACCCAGGATCGCAAGGAAGGCATGCAAGCCTTCGTGGAAAAAAGAAAGCCTGTATTCACGGGAAGGTAA
- a CDS encoding HAD family hydrolase — MTVSTILFDLDGTLLEMQTDPFVKSYLKEVGRHVGTQYDTEKLLSLIWEATKAMIVSKEPDKTNEQVFIEYFTSHSDWKREEVWRLFDSFYRDVFPTLSHLTYPSPWAKKIVEAAKSQGFRIAVATNPVFPREAIYHRLAWIGMTSDEFELVTVYEDMHYTKPNPGYFAEICEKLGVEPAECVMVGNHMQEDMVASKLGMKTFLVTNWLEDRGEPQYPVDQRGTLEELHQAIESGTGVFAR; from the coding sequence ATGACTGTGAGTACCATCCTGTTTGACCTCGACGGCACCTTGTTGGAAATGCAGACCGATCCTTTTGTGAAAAGCTATTTGAAAGAAGTGGGGCGTCACGTCGGCACTCAATACGACACGGAGAAGCTGCTTTCCCTGATCTGGGAAGCAACCAAGGCCATGATCGTCAGCAAGGAGCCCGACAAGACGAATGAGCAAGTGTTTATCGAATACTTTACAAGCCACAGCGACTGGAAGCGCGAAGAGGTGTGGCGGCTGTTTGACTCGTTTTATCGCGACGTCTTCCCCACGCTCTCCCATTTGACGTATCCATCTCCGTGGGCGAAAAAAATCGTCGAGGCGGCCAAAAGCCAGGGGTTCCGCATCGCAGTCGCGACCAATCCGGTCTTTCCGCGCGAAGCCATTTACCACCGGCTGGCTTGGATCGGCATGACGTCAGACGAGTTTGAGCTGGTGACTGTTTACGAGGACATGCACTACACCAAGCCAAACCCGGGCTATTTTGCGGAAATCTGTGAAAAGCTCGGCGTGGAGCCAGCCGAGTGCGTCATGGTCGGCAACCACATGCAGGAAGACATGGTCGCATCCAAACTGGGGATGAAGACCTTCCTCGTGACCAACTGGCTGGAAGACCGCGGAGAGCCGCAATATCCGGTAGACCAGCGCGGTACGCTGGAGGAACTGCACCAAGCGATCGAGTCCGGCACCGGAGTGTTTGCACGGTAA
- a CDS encoding FAD-dependent monooxygenase, which yields MDNSLQQSRPVLVVGAGPIGLTAALALRSLGIPATVLEAEPMGRMRPGSRAIYFHKATLAHMEEISPGLGHAYAKNGIVWPVKRTLFGGKEVYVKHYPAPNPEDLPPFASLPQVEAERLLYDACLNAGVEFVWDSPVADVKADEKGVTVTTERGTHWTCDYVIGADGARSTVRKAVGIEFEGPRSNDFFLVVDVMEDPEQPLPLERVFHYKHPAMGGRNVLFVPFAGGWRVDLQLLEGDDPEEFGGVEGVRKWLPKVMDEKYADRISWVSTYQFHQVVAKSFTDTSCRVLLAGEAAHLFAPFGARGMNSGVPDAILAARAIRTALHAPDPETARQAILEAAEERRIAAQYNRDCAGIALEHIQGSSPAMSMKREVAASLSSILPRLGRWLDEGPYGPKSGPPQLTTKY from the coding sequence ATGGATAACAGCCTGCAGCAGTCACGACCTGTGCTAGTAGTGGGGGCGGGCCCGATTGGCTTGACGGCCGCACTTGCTCTGAGAAGCCTGGGAATACCGGCAACCGTTTTGGAAGCGGAGCCGATGGGACGGATGCGGCCGGGAAGCCGAGCCATTTATTTTCACAAGGCAACGCTTGCGCACATGGAAGAAATCAGTCCCGGTTTGGGGCATGCGTATGCGAAAAACGGGATTGTCTGGCCGGTAAAACGAACGTTGTTTGGCGGCAAAGAGGTGTATGTCAAGCATTATCCGGCACCGAATCCGGAAGACTTGCCTCCGTTTGCCAGCCTGCCTCAGGTGGAGGCGGAGCGGCTTTTGTACGACGCATGTCTGAATGCGGGCGTAGAGTTTGTCTGGGACTCCCCTGTCGCAGACGTAAAGGCGGACGAAAAGGGCGTTACCGTGACGACGGAAAGGGGAACCCATTGGACTTGTGATTACGTGATCGGTGCTGATGGAGCGCGGTCTACCGTTCGAAAAGCAGTTGGGATCGAATTTGAAGGGCCACGGTCCAACGACTTTTTTCTCGTCGTGGATGTGATGGAGGATCCCGAACAGCCTCTGCCATTGGAGCGTGTGTTTCATTACAAGCATCCTGCAATGGGGGGACGAAACGTATTGTTCGTGCCGTTCGCAGGGGGATGGCGGGTTGATTTGCAGCTCCTGGAGGGGGACGATCCCGAAGAGTTCGGTGGGGTGGAAGGCGTACGGAAATGGCTGCCTAAGGTCATGGACGAAAAATATGCGGACCGGATCAGCTGGGTCTCCACGTACCAGTTTCATCAGGTGGTGGCAAAATCCTTTACGGATACCTCCTGCCGCGTCTTGCTCGCGGGCGAAGCAGCCCACCTGTTTGCCCCGTTCGGTGCGCGCGGGATGAATTCGGGTGTACCGGATGCCATTTTGGCGGCGCGGGCGATACGTACAGCGCTGCATGCGCCTGATCCCGAAACGGCGAGGCAGGCGATTCTGGAAGCGGCAGAAGAAAGGCGAATCGCGGCACAGTACAACCGGGATTGCGCGGGGATTGCTCTGGAGCATATTCAAGGAAGCTCACCGGCCATGAGCATGAAACGGGAGGTCGCTGCCTCCTTGTCATCCATCCTGCCTCGTTTGGGGCGTTGGCTCGACGAAGGCCCCTATGGTCCCAAATCTGGTCCTCCTCAGTTAACCACCAAATACTGA
- a CDS encoding thioesterase family protein yields the protein MNPIQYQFRVRWGETDAAGIVYYPNFYKWMDEASHHFFHEIGFSFGHLFSEEKAGMPLLEALCKFKSPLMHEDEVCVRSTIISLKDKVFTIEHEFRRMDEVVASGYETRAWADFSNGKPKAVSIPDDIRRALANRRKKDDPNEEHV from the coding sequence ATGAACCCCATTCAGTATCAATTCCGCGTGCGATGGGGAGAAACGGATGCTGCCGGTATCGTCTACTACCCCAATTTTTACAAATGGATGGATGAAGCTTCCCATCATTTCTTTCACGAAATCGGCTTTTCTTTTGGCCATCTCTTTTCCGAGGAAAAGGCAGGAATGCCGCTCCTTGAGGCCCTGTGCAAATTCAAATCGCCCCTCATGCACGAAGACGAGGTATGCGTCCGCTCCACCATCATCAGCCTGAAGGACAAGGTATTCACCATCGAACATGAATTCCGCAGGATGGATGAAGTGGTTGCAAGCGGCTATGAGACCCGGGCCTGGGCCGACTTCTCGAACGGAAAGCCAAAGGCAGTATCGATTCCGGATGATATTCGCCGAGCGCTTGCGAATAGGCGAAAAAAAGATGATCCAAACGAGGAACATGTATAG
- a CDS encoding esterase-like activity of phytase family protein — protein sequence MKKNWLIAALAALTLSTAAGIVSAEETKDGVPELTGKYKLAAPDLAKGIKMGIGSSLTHLPGDPDNIFYTTADRGPNGDVTVTGKSGKTFPLPKYTPTIYKIEIADGQIKILDQIPLKVSGIDPVTGNAFITGLPNIKGRDETPYDSKQDQELPYDPYGLDVESLSYNPKDDTFWLSEEYGPSIVHVKRDGTLIERIVPKGWAARVSTPLVPAREMLPAVYNKLRQNRGAEALSITPDGKYMFMAMQSPLRNPGKETDNSRQLRIIKFELATLQPVAEFAYITEDAKPFTNLNQSDIVISDMYAVNEHTLLIDERDKNAGDNAQLKRIYSVDLSAATNILGKYDDNKSGAKTLEQMSVDELKANGITPSSKRTIVDVAAFQFPYEKVEGLTLVGGNTIVIINDNDFGVGSTSSENGTELWTFKLPYTIK from the coding sequence ATGAAGAAGAATTGGCTGATTGCCGCTTTGGCGGCACTGACACTTTCGACAGCGGCCGGGATAGTATCCGCAGAGGAAACAAAGGATGGCGTTCCAGAGCTTACCGGCAAGTATAAGCTCGCCGCCCCGGACCTGGCGAAGGGGATCAAGATGGGCATCGGTTCCTCGCTCACTCACTTGCCGGGAGATCCGGACAATATCTTTTACACGACAGCCGACCGCGGCCCTAATGGCGATGTGACCGTGACCGGCAAATCGGGCAAAACGTTTCCGCTCCCCAAATACACACCGACCATCTACAAGATTGAAATTGCCGATGGCCAAATCAAAATTCTCGATCAAATTCCGCTGAAGGTAAGCGGGATTGATCCCGTAACCGGAAATGCCTTCATTACAGGACTGCCGAACATCAAAGGCCGGGACGAGACACCCTATGACAGCAAACAGGATCAAGAGCTTCCCTATGACCCGTATGGCCTCGATGTGGAATCCCTTTCCTACAATCCCAAGGACGATACGTTCTGGCTATCCGAGGAATACGGTCCGTCGATCGTACACGTCAAGCGTGACGGTACGTTGATTGAGCGCATCGTGCCAAAGGGATGGGCAGCAAGGGTATCTACCCCCTTGGTGCCAGCACGTGAAATGCTGCCAGCCGTATACAACAAGCTTCGTCAAAACCGTGGAGCCGAAGCTCTGAGCATTACGCCGGACGGCAAATACATGTTCATGGCGATGCAGAGCCCTCTGCGCAATCCTGGCAAGGAAACCGACAACTCGCGTCAATTGCGGATCATCAAATTCGAATTGGCGACCTTGCAGCCGGTTGCGGAGTTCGCCTATATCACGGAAGATGCCAAGCCATTTACAAATCTGAACCAATCCGATATTGTCATCTCCGATATGTACGCGGTGAACGAGCATACTTTGCTGATCGACGAGCGCGACAAAAACGCGGGAGACAATGCGCAGCTGAAGCGGATCTACTCCGTTGACTTGTCGGCAGCAACGAACATCCTAGGCAAGTACGACGATAACAAATCGGGCGCAAAGACGCTGGAGCAAATGAGCGTCGATGAGTTGAAAGCAAACGGAATTACGCCATCTTCCAAGCGCACCATTGTGGATGTGGCCGCCTTCCAATTTCCGTACGAGAAAGTCGAAGGCCTGACGCTCGTGGGCGGCAATACCATCGTCATTATCAACGACAACGATTTTGGCGTAGGCAGCACGTCTTCGGAGAACGGTACGGAACTGTGGACATTCAAGCTCCCCTATACGATCAAATAA
- the yhbH gene encoding sporulation protein YhbH yields MEDAPSFIVSREDWSLHRKGYQDQNRHQEKVKEAIKKNLPDLVSEENIIMSNGREVIKIPIRSLDEYRLRFNFQKGKHGGQGKGNSKVGDVIAKDGDPAQGPGKGQGAGDQPGVDYYEAEISVEELQEMLFSELELPNLQRKDEDQIVIEETRFNDVRKKGLMGNIDKKRTLIAAIRRNALAGYSDLELGISDDDLRFKTWEEIIKPHSNAVIIAMMDTSGSMGVFEKYIARSFFFWMVRFLRTKYEKVEIVFIAHHTDAKEVTEDVFFSKGESGGTICSSAYKKALEIIDSRYPTSQYNIYPFHFSDGDNLTSDNERCVKLVKELMDRCNMFGYGEVNQYNRHSTLMSAYRHIKEPKFMHCVIREKGEVYKALRTFFGKKEAVT; encoded by the coding sequence ATGGAAGATGCGCCATCGTTCATTGTCTCCCGGGAAGACTGGTCGCTGCACCGCAAAGGGTACCAGGACCAAAACCGACACCAGGAAAAAGTGAAAGAAGCGATCAAGAAAAACCTGCCCGATCTGGTCAGTGAAGAAAATATCATCATGTCGAATGGTCGGGAAGTCATCAAGATCCCTATTCGCTCCCTGGATGAGTACCGGCTGCGGTTCAACTTCCAAAAGGGGAAGCACGGCGGTCAAGGAAAAGGCAACAGCAAAGTAGGCGATGTGATCGCCAAGGACGGAGATCCGGCACAAGGGCCAGGAAAGGGCCAGGGAGCAGGGGATCAACCGGGGGTAGATTACTACGAGGCGGAAATCAGCGTGGAAGAGCTGCAGGAGATGCTGTTCTCGGAGCTGGAGCTGCCGAATTTGCAACGAAAAGACGAAGATCAGATCGTGATTGAAGAGACGCGTTTCAACGACGTCCGCAAAAAAGGGCTGATGGGCAACATCGACAAGAAACGGACGCTGATTGCCGCCATTCGCCGCAATGCCTTGGCGGGCTACAGCGATCTGGAGCTGGGCATTTCGGATGACGACCTGCGGTTCAAGACGTGGGAGGAGATCATCAAGCCTCATTCGAACGCGGTCATCATCGCGATGATGGACACCTCGGGATCGATGGGCGTCTTTGAAAAGTACATCGCGCGCAGCTTCTTCTTCTGGATGGTCCGCTTCCTGCGAACGAAGTACGAGAAGGTGGAGATCGTCTTTATCGCCCACCATACGGATGCCAAGGAAGTCACGGAAGATGTCTTTTTCTCCAAAGGCGAGAGCGGGGGGACGATTTGTTCCTCCGCCTACAAAAAAGCGCTGGAGATCATCGACAGCCGCTATCCGACGTCGCAGTACAACATTTACCCGTTCCACTTTTCCGACGGCGACAACCTCACCTCTGACAACGAGCGCTGCGTCAAGCTGGTGAAGGAGCTCATGGATCGCTGCAACATGTTCGGGTACGGGGAAGTCAATCAGTACAACCGCCACAGCACCCTGATGTCCGCTTACCGCCATATCAAGGAGCCGAAGTTCATGCACTGCGTCATCCGTGAAAAGGGCGAGGTGTATAAGGCGCTGCGGACGTTCTTTGGGAAGAAGGAAGCAGTGACGTAA
- a CDS encoding aromatic acid/H+ symport family MFS transporter produces the protein MRVLNASQMVDRSRFNAFHVALIVWGFIIIMFDGYDIVIYGSVVPVLMKEWSLSSVATGAIGSYATLGTAIGAFAFGYLADKIGRKKVILICVVLFSICIPLAGLMVDPVLFAICRIIAGFGLGGVMPNIIALTTEYAPKASRAAIVSFVFCGYSVGGILAGLVSRAILPDLGWRPIFWIAAIPLLLLPFLLKSLPESYGQLLRKGEHRQVGQILGRVNPEYRPEEQDTFEIGSEAKEAKPSFGKLFENNRRLSTVMFWFACFSCFVLISSLNTWLPKLMMETGYDLRSSLTFVMVLNAGAILGTIVFGRLTDKQGFKKILIPLYVFGAVALSAIGLKTNLWIAYILIAIVGAASIGLQNLLNAYVSQYYPAEIRSTAVGVYTAFGRIGGIVAPMLVGILLSMSLSPQMNLVVLSFSGVIGAIAILLVKEQHGHSKMRLPEEVGIQPKVHT, from the coding sequence ATGAGAGTTTTGAATGCAAGCCAAATGGTTGACCGTTCGCGGTTCAACGCCTTTCATGTGGCACTCATTGTCTGGGGCTTTATCATTATCATGTTCGATGGGTACGATATCGTGATTTACGGCTCGGTCGTTCCTGTATTGATGAAGGAGTGGTCGCTGTCGTCCGTCGCCACGGGTGCGATCGGCAGCTACGCCACCCTGGGGACGGCCATCGGGGCGTTTGCCTTTGGGTACCTGGCAGATAAGATCGGCAGGAAAAAAGTGATTTTGATCTGCGTCGTACTGTTTAGCATTTGCATCCCGTTGGCAGGCTTGATGGTGGATCCGGTGCTGTTTGCCATCTGCCGGATCATCGCCGGTTTCGGGCTCGGCGGCGTGATGCCCAACATTATCGCCCTCACAACCGAATATGCGCCCAAAGCTTCCAGAGCGGCGATCGTCTCCTTCGTATTTTGCGGATATTCAGTCGGGGGGATACTGGCGGGGCTGGTCAGCAGGGCCATTCTGCCGGACCTGGGCTGGCGGCCGATTTTCTGGATCGCAGCAATCCCGTTGCTCTTGCTGCCGTTTCTGCTCAAGTCATTGCCGGAAAGCTACGGTCAACTGCTCCGAAAGGGAGAGCATAGGCAAGTCGGACAAATCCTCGGCAGAGTAAATCCGGAATACCGGCCGGAGGAACAGGATACGTTTGAGATCGGCTCGGAAGCCAAGGAAGCTAAGCCTTCCTTTGGAAAGCTGTTTGAAAACAATCGCCGCCTCAGCACAGTAATGTTTTGGTTTGCATGCTTCAGCTGCTTTGTCCTCATTTCTTCGTTAAACACCTGGCTGCCCAAGCTGATGATGGAAACGGGGTATGACCTTCGTTCCAGCTTGACGTTTGTGATGGTACTGAATGCGGGCGCCATTTTGGGAACCATCGTCTTCGGAAGGTTAACCGACAAGCAAGGGTTCAAAAAGATTCTGATTCCCCTTTACGTTTTTGGCGCTGTGGCCCTCAGCGCCATCGGCCTCAAAACGAATCTGTGGATCGCTTACATCCTGATTGCCATTGTAGGGGCAGCGTCGATTGGCTTGCAGAATCTGCTCAATGCCTACGTCTCCCAGTACTATCCGGCAGAGATCCGCTCTACTGCAGTAGGGGTGTACACAGCCTTTGGAAGAATCGGGGGGATCGTCGCTCCGATGCTGGTAGGCATACTGCTTTCCATGAGCTTGTCACCGCAAATGAATCTGGTTGTTCTCTCCTTTTCAGGTGTCATCGGCGCGATTGCCATCCTTCTGGTCAAGGAACAGCACGGGCATTCGAAAATGCGATTACCGGAAGAGGTCGGTATCCAACCCAAGGTGCACACGTAA